One genomic window of Etheostoma spectabile isolate EspeVRDwgs_2016 chromosome 5, UIUC_Espe_1.0, whole genome shotgun sequence includes the following:
- the lysmd3 gene encoding lysM and putative peptidoglycan-binding domain-containing protein 3, translating to MSSISQHYGFQSATMVQPANGGHAYLFGNNGSENDLSEEDGESYELRPRGRERLRRSTSRERMDDIVYLARDIQEGDTLNSIALQYHCSVADIKRANNFLTEQDFFALRSVKIPVRRFSVLTETHSTGPLKSASPLGTRHLAQISPGASLPSDLSTDSSSSTDSVEGFLLEKDKDIERLVKSTGPSRSSLNEVVSSLTLQQQQPLLGEVEYKPVQKKDPYYGADWGMRWWTAVAIMLVVGIVTPVFYLLYYEVLMKAEVSHHSVPTLSPHITPHGHHHGSNAGHHVEDDAGAGNVGNEDPHGLDVAKAGDGVHGYHEKT from the exons ATGTCTAGTATAAGCCAGCACTATGGGTTCCAGTCAGCCACCATGGTGCAGCCGGCAAATGGCGGCCATGCCTATCTGTTTGGAAACAACGGCTCAGAGAATGACCTGTCAGAAGAGGACGGGGAGAGCTATGAGCTGCGGCCACGCGGCAGAGAGAGGTTGCGGAGGAGCACCTCCAGAGAGAGGATGGACGATATTGTCTACCTGGCCAGAGATATCCAGGAGGGGGACACCCTGAACAGCATTGCTCTGCAGTACCATTGCTCA GTGGCTGATATAAAGCGGGCCAACAACTTCTTGACGGAGCAGGACTTCTTTGCCCTGCGGTCGGTCAAGATTCCTGTGAGGCGCTTTAGTGTCCTCACTGAGACACACAGCACGGGACCTCTCAAATCTGCCTCCCCCTTAGGTACCAGGCACCTGGCCCAGATCTCACCCGGTGCGTCCCTCCCCTCTGACCTCTCCACAGACTCTTCCTCTTCCACTGACAGCGTGGAGGGATTCCTCCTGGAGAAGGACAAGGACATTGAGCGGCTGGTGAAATCCACAGGTCCGTCTCGGAGCAGCTTGAACGAGGTTGTGTCCTCCTTAACGCTACAGCAACAGCAGCCACTGCTAGGGGAAGTGGAGTACAAACCGGTGCAGAAAAAGGATCCTTATTATGGGGCAGACTGGGGCATGAGATGGTGGACGGCTGTGGCCATCATGCTGGTTGTGGGCATCGTCAcacctgtgttttatctgctATACTACGAGGTCCTCATGAAAGCTGAAGTCAGCCATCACAGCGTTCCTACGCTGTCTCCTCACATCACGCCTCATGGACATCACCATGGCAGTAATGCAGGCCATCATGTTGAAGACGATGCCGGGGCTGGAAATGTGGGAAATGAAGACCCACATGGACTAGATGTGGCCAAAGCAGGAGACGGTGTACATGGATATCATGAAAAAACGTAA
- the polr3g gene encoding DNA-directed RNA polymerase III subunit RPC7 yields MAGKGRGVAAFTFNIEALGIGRGSMPEARVGPSPLYPNTDFKPVPLKAGEDEDYMLALKQEMRGTMQQLPHNIKPLSNKAEVERYAERYLKQKLMDDENWTPDWNLLPKELMPRKKTTRTKPDAKKKRVKISRKDTEAMLTKLDELAKKDDGNPEKSDDETEKKKGNNEEEEEEEIEAEEYDEEDIEEENDYIDSYFDNGEDFGAGSDDNMDAEATY; encoded by the exons ATGGCGGGCAAGGGTCGCGGTGTGGCCGCCTTCACCTTCAACATTGAGGCTCTGGGCATCGGCAGGGGCAGCATGCCAGAAGCCAGGGTGGGGCCCAGCCCGCTGTATCCA AACACAGACTTTAAGCCGGTGCCTCTGAAAGCTGGGGAGGATGAGGACTACATGCTGGCCTTAAAACAGGAGATGAGGGGAACGATGCAGCAGCTACCACATAACATCAAGCCTCTGTCCAACAAAGCAG AAGTGGAGAGATACGCGGAGAGATACCTGAAGCAAAAACTGATGGACGATGAGAATTGGACTCCAG ACTGGAACCTCCTCCCAAAAGAATTGATGCCTCGAAAGAAGACAACTCGCACTAAACCAG ACGCGAAGAAGAAACGTGTGAAGATATCGCGCAAAGACACAGAGGCCATGCTGACTAAATTAGAC GAACTGGCAAAGAAAGATGACGGGAACCCTGAAAAATCGGATGATGAaacggaaaagaaaaaagggaataatgaagaggaagaagaagaagaaattgaaGCGGAAGAATATGACGAAGAGGATATTGAAGAG GAAAACGACTACATCGACAGCTATTTTGACAATGGCGAAGATTTTGGTGCGGGCAGCgatgacaacatggacgcagaGGCAACATACTGA
- the mblac2 gene encoding acyl-coenzyme A thioesterase MBLAC2 — MSAADWYAHKSLGDGLFWIQERFYQSENRANIWLLRGSHQDVVIDTGLGLRSLPDYIDGKGLLGEDPQRKNPLLAIATHAHFDHSGGLHQFQQVGVHSAEVDALANGDNFETATWLSDREIAEAPSPGWRARHYRVKAVQPTHILQEGDVINLGDRQLTVLHMPGHSRGSICLHDRDNKLLFSGDVVYDGAMIDWLPYSRVSDYISSCERLVGLVDSEQVDQVLPGHYNTFGAKRLHRIASTYISRAGTCPAKFSTFFWGTLAGVALRAFNPRSACS; from the exons ATGTCTGCAGCCGACTGGTACGCTCACAAATCGCTGGGAGACGGCCTCTTCTGGATCCAGGAGCGATTCTACCAGTCAGAGAACCGAGCCAACATCTGGCTGCTCCGCGGCTCACACCAGGACGTGGTGATAGACACAGGTCTGGGCCTGAGGAGCTTACCTGACTACATCGACGGCAAGGGGCTGCTCGGCGAAGATCCGCAGAGGAAGAACCCCCTGCTTGCCATCGCCACCCACGCCCACTTCGACCACTCGGGTGGTCTTCATCAGTTCCAACAGGTGGGCGTCCACAGCGCCGAGGTCGATGCCTTGGCCAACGGAGACAACTTCGAGACGGCCACCTGGCTCAGCGACAGAGAGATAGCCGAGGCTCCCAGTCCAGGATGGAGGGCAAGGCACTACAGAGTCAAGGCTGTGCAGCCCACACATATCCTGCAGGAGG GTGATGTCATCAACCTGGGCGACAGACAGCTGACGGTGCTGCACATGCCCGGTCACTCTCGGGGCAGCATTTGCCTCCACGACCGCGACAATAAATTGCTTTTCAGTGGAGATGTAGTGTATGACGGAGCCATGATCGACTGGCTGCCCTACAGCCGCGTCAGTGACTACATCAGCAGTTGTGAGCGCCTGGTGGGGCTGGTGGACAGCGAACAG GTTGACCAAGTCCTCCCTGGACACTACAACACCTTTGGTGCGAAGCGGCTCCACCGGATTGCATCCACATATATCAGCAGAGCTGGAACGTGCCCTGCAAAATTCTCCACATTTTTCTGGGGCACTCTGGCTGGGGTGGCGCTGCGCGCATTTAACCCACGGAGTGCCTGCTCATGA
- the rtkna gene encoding rhotekin isoform X1 — translation MFCRNQTARATVARGSALEMEIRRGKFRKSVFLDTSQDSDIQKKIDHEIRMRDGACKLLAACSQKDQALEAAKSLQTCSTRIMAYMSELQRMKEAQVMQKVTRRSSDAGPMDNRLPCKGKVAISDLRIPLMWKDTEYFKNKGELHRCAVFCLLQLGGEIFDTDMVIVDRTLTDICFDNTIVFNDASPGFELRVELYSCCSEDDYSAGSTPRKLASKLSSSLGRSAGKKFRAAMEPGPCSPVSNGGAAPLLLPVPSVPGPKYHLLAHTTLSLSHVQDSFRTHDLTISGNEECSYWLPLYGSMCSRLAAQPHCMTQQMMSGCLKVKQLGGDPQSWTTVHGALKGTSLFCYHRQEDVEANVEPAFTIAINKETRIRASEKDPQSKVQNICISNQYGGEEVTHTLTTDSRDDTHRWMEAFWQHFYDMSQWKQCCDDLMKIELPSPRKPAPATPKQGSLYHEMVIESSDDLSSTVSDILARRMQELELRSQLGTSPTWMSVFEENNPISAGRPRPCTSRLSGHSPCTPHRLPRSPVSPHRCPQLSLLSSDASLTSDSDSHCSTSPCSHRHGWPDPSSIFPLLSSSPSRLRPRTLSLDAKLSTLRGRGYGGGGGAFQCHCQPPASSLLAPLPVSSRSPRSQRITQTTLSCSSSTSSNSSSTSEGSHSPESSEGAPFSRPSPARRSLRNLRARLDPRNWLQSQV, via the exons GACAGCGATATCCAGAAGAAGATTGACCATGAGATCCGGATGCGTGATGGGGCCTGCAAGCTGCTGGCTGCCTGCTCCCAGAAAGACCAGGCGTTGGAGGCGGCAAAGAGCCTGCAGACCTGCAGCACTCGTATCATGGCCTACATGTCAGAGCTGCAGAGGATGAAGGAGGCACAGGTCATGCAGAAGGTGACACGGAGGTCTTCAGACGCAGGGCCCATGGACAACAGACTCCCGTGCAAAGGAAAAGTCGCCATCTCAG ATCTGCGGATCCCTCTCATGTGGAAAGACACAGAGTACTTCAAAAACAAAGGAG AGCTTCATCGGTGTGCCGTGTTCTGCCTGCTGCAGCTGGGAGGAGAGATCTTCGACACAGACATGGTGATAGTGGACAGGACACTTACAGACATTTGCTTTGACAACACCATCGTATT TAATGACGCCAGCCCGGGGTTTGAGCTGCGTGTTGAGCTGTACAGCTGCTGCTCAGAGGACGACTACTCTGCAGGGAGCACGCCGAGGAAACTAGCCAGTAAACTGAGCTCGTCGCTGGGGCGATCGGCTGGGAAGAAGTTCCGGGCAGCAATGGAGCCTGGGCCATGTAGTCCTGTTAGCAACGGAGGCGCAGCTCCTCTTTTGTTGCCAGTTCCCTCTGTACC GGGCCCTAAGTACCACCTCTTAGCTCATACCACCCTGTCGCTGTCCCACGTCCAGGACAGCTTTCGCACACATGACCTCACCATCTCAGGCAACG aGGAGTGCTCATATTGGCTGCCGCTTTATGGCAGTATGTGTAGCCGCCTCGCAGCTCAGCCTCACTGTATGACCCAGCAGATGATGAGTGGATGTTTGAAAGTTAAG CAGTTGGGCGGTGACCCTCAGAGTTGGACAACAGTGCACGGCGCTCTAAAAGGAACCAGCCTTTTCTGTTACCACCGGCAAGAAGACGTGGAGGCTAACGTCGAGCCAGCTTTCACTATTGCCATCAACAAG GAGACCAGAATACGTGCGTCAGAGAAAGACCCTCAAAGTAAAGTTCAGAATATCTGCATCAGTAACCAGTACGGAGGAGAGGAGGTCACACACACCCTGACAACAGACAGCAGGGACGACACACACCGGTGGATGGAGGCCTTTTGGCAACATTTCTATGACATGA GCCAATGGAAACAGTGCTGTGATGACTTAATGAAAATTGAACTGCCATCGCCAAGGAAACCGGCCCCTGCCACACCAAAACAGGGCTCACTTTATCACGAAATGG TTATTGAGTCGTCTGACGACCTCAGCAGCACCGTGTCAGACATCCTGGCTCGGAGGATGCAGGAGCTGGAGCTCCGCAGCCAGCTGGGCACCTCTCCCACCTGGATGTCTGTGTTTGAGGAGAACAACCCCATAAGCGCTGGCCGCCCCCGTCCCTGTACTTCTCGCCTTTCTGGCCACAGCCCCTGCACCCCTCATCGCCTGCCCCGGAGCCCTGTGAGCCCCCACCGTTGCCCACAGCTGAGTCTGCTGTCCTCAGATGCGAGCCTGACCTCGGACAGCGACAGCCACTGCAGCACCAGTCCCTGCTCTCACCGCCATGGCTGGCCCGACCCTTCTTCAATCTTCCCTCTTTTGTCGTCTTCCCCGTCCCGTCTGAGGCCACGCACCCTGTCGCTGGATGCTAAGCTGAGCACCCTTCGAGGTAGAGGgtacggaggaggaggaggggcatTCCAGTGCCACTGCCAGCCTCCTGCCTCCTCGCTGCTCGCCCCGCTCCCCGTCTCCTCTCGTTCGCCTCGATCACAGCGCATCACACAGACCACGCTCTCCTGctccagctccacctccagCAACAGCTCCAGCACCAGCGAGGGCAGCCACAGCCCCGAGTCGTCTGAGGGAGCCCCCTTCTCAAGGCCCTCCCCGGCTCGACGCAGCCTCAGGAACCTCAGGGCCAGGCTTGATCCTCGCAACTGGCTCCAGAGTCAGGTGTGA
- the rtkna gene encoding rhotekin isoform X2 has product MPVDKFANMEEKLWILEDLNMMYIRQIALSLQDSDIQKKIDHEIRMRDGACKLLAACSQKDQALEAAKSLQTCSTRIMAYMSELQRMKEAQVMQKVTRRSSDAGPMDNRLPCKGKVAISDLRIPLMWKDTEYFKNKGELHRCAVFCLLQLGGEIFDTDMVIVDRTLTDICFDNTIVFNDASPGFELRVELYSCCSEDDYSAGSTPRKLASKLSSSLGRSAGKKFRAAMEPGPCSPVSNGGAAPLLLPVPSVPGPKYHLLAHTTLSLSHVQDSFRTHDLTISGNEECSYWLPLYGSMCSRLAAQPHCMTQQMMSGCLKVKQLGGDPQSWTTVHGALKGTSLFCYHRQEDVEANVEPAFTIAINKETRIRASEKDPQSKVQNICISNQYGGEEVTHTLTTDSRDDTHRWMEAFWQHFYDMSQWKQCCDDLMKIELPSPRKPAPATPKQGSLYHEMVIESSDDLSSTVSDILARRMQELELRSQLGTSPTWMSVFEENNPISAGRPRPCTSRLSGHSPCTPHRLPRSPVSPHRCPQLSLLSSDASLTSDSDSHCSTSPCSHRHGWPDPSSIFPLLSSSPSRLRPRTLSLDAKLSTLRGRGYGGGGGAFQCHCQPPASSLLAPLPVSSRSPRSQRITQTTLSCSSSTSSNSSSTSEGSHSPESSEGAPFSRPSPARRSLRNLRARLDPRNWLQSQV; this is encoded by the exons GACAGCGATATCCAGAAGAAGATTGACCATGAGATCCGGATGCGTGATGGGGCCTGCAAGCTGCTGGCTGCCTGCTCCCAGAAAGACCAGGCGTTGGAGGCGGCAAAGAGCCTGCAGACCTGCAGCACTCGTATCATGGCCTACATGTCAGAGCTGCAGAGGATGAAGGAGGCACAGGTCATGCAGAAGGTGACACGGAGGTCTTCAGACGCAGGGCCCATGGACAACAGACTCCCGTGCAAAGGAAAAGTCGCCATCTCAG ATCTGCGGATCCCTCTCATGTGGAAAGACACAGAGTACTTCAAAAACAAAGGAG AGCTTCATCGGTGTGCCGTGTTCTGCCTGCTGCAGCTGGGAGGAGAGATCTTCGACACAGACATGGTGATAGTGGACAGGACACTTACAGACATTTGCTTTGACAACACCATCGTATT TAATGACGCCAGCCCGGGGTTTGAGCTGCGTGTTGAGCTGTACAGCTGCTGCTCAGAGGACGACTACTCTGCAGGGAGCACGCCGAGGAAACTAGCCAGTAAACTGAGCTCGTCGCTGGGGCGATCGGCTGGGAAGAAGTTCCGGGCAGCAATGGAGCCTGGGCCATGTAGTCCTGTTAGCAACGGAGGCGCAGCTCCTCTTTTGTTGCCAGTTCCCTCTGTACC GGGCCCTAAGTACCACCTCTTAGCTCATACCACCCTGTCGCTGTCCCACGTCCAGGACAGCTTTCGCACACATGACCTCACCATCTCAGGCAACG aGGAGTGCTCATATTGGCTGCCGCTTTATGGCAGTATGTGTAGCCGCCTCGCAGCTCAGCCTCACTGTATGACCCAGCAGATGATGAGTGGATGTTTGAAAGTTAAG CAGTTGGGCGGTGACCCTCAGAGTTGGACAACAGTGCACGGCGCTCTAAAAGGAACCAGCCTTTTCTGTTACCACCGGCAAGAAGACGTGGAGGCTAACGTCGAGCCAGCTTTCACTATTGCCATCAACAAG GAGACCAGAATACGTGCGTCAGAGAAAGACCCTCAAAGTAAAGTTCAGAATATCTGCATCAGTAACCAGTACGGAGGAGAGGAGGTCACACACACCCTGACAACAGACAGCAGGGACGACACACACCGGTGGATGGAGGCCTTTTGGCAACATTTCTATGACATGA GCCAATGGAAACAGTGCTGTGATGACTTAATGAAAATTGAACTGCCATCGCCAAGGAAACCGGCCCCTGCCACACCAAAACAGGGCTCACTTTATCACGAAATGG TTATTGAGTCGTCTGACGACCTCAGCAGCACCGTGTCAGACATCCTGGCTCGGAGGATGCAGGAGCTGGAGCTCCGCAGCCAGCTGGGCACCTCTCCCACCTGGATGTCTGTGTTTGAGGAGAACAACCCCATAAGCGCTGGCCGCCCCCGTCCCTGTACTTCTCGCCTTTCTGGCCACAGCCCCTGCACCCCTCATCGCCTGCCCCGGAGCCCTGTGAGCCCCCACCGTTGCCCACAGCTGAGTCTGCTGTCCTCAGATGCGAGCCTGACCTCGGACAGCGACAGCCACTGCAGCACCAGTCCCTGCTCTCACCGCCATGGCTGGCCCGACCCTTCTTCAATCTTCCCTCTTTTGTCGTCTTCCCCGTCCCGTCTGAGGCCACGCACCCTGTCGCTGGATGCTAAGCTGAGCACCCTTCGAGGTAGAGGgtacggaggaggaggaggggcatTCCAGTGCCACTGCCAGCCTCCTGCCTCCTCGCTGCTCGCCCCGCTCCCCGTCTCCTCTCGTTCGCCTCGATCACAGCGCATCACACAGACCACGCTCTCCTGctccagctccacctccagCAACAGCTCCAGCACCAGCGAGGGCAGCCACAGCCCCGAGTCGTCTGAGGGAGCCCCCTTCTCAAGGCCCTCCCCGGCTCGACGCAGCCTCAGGAACCTCAGGGCCAGGCTTGATCCTCGCAACTGGCTCCAGAGTCAGGTGTGA
- the rtkna gene encoding rhotekin isoform X3 — MNNSKNQRDSDIQKKIDHEIRMRDGACKLLAACSQKDQALEAAKSLQTCSTRIMAYMSELQRMKEAQVMQKVTRRSSDAGPMDNRLPCKGKVAISDLRIPLMWKDTEYFKNKGELHRCAVFCLLQLGGEIFDTDMVIVDRTLTDICFDNTIVFNDASPGFELRVELYSCCSEDDYSAGSTPRKLASKLSSSLGRSAGKKFRAAMEPGPCSPVSNGGAAPLLLPVPSVPGPKYHLLAHTTLSLSHVQDSFRTHDLTISGNEECSYWLPLYGSMCSRLAAQPHCMTQQMMSGCLKVKQLGGDPQSWTTVHGALKGTSLFCYHRQEDVEANVEPAFTIAINKETRIRASEKDPQSKVQNICISNQYGGEEVTHTLTTDSRDDTHRWMEAFWQHFYDMSQWKQCCDDLMKIELPSPRKPAPATPKQGSLYHEMVIESSDDLSSTVSDILARRMQELELRSQLGTSPTWMSVFEENNPISAGRPRPCTSRLSGHSPCTPHRLPRSPVSPHRCPQLSLLSSDASLTSDSDSHCSTSPCSHRHGWPDPSSIFPLLSSSPSRLRPRTLSLDAKLSTLRGRGYGGGGGAFQCHCQPPASSLLAPLPVSSRSPRSQRITQTTLSCSSSTSSNSSSTSEGSHSPESSEGAPFSRPSPARRSLRNLRARLDPRNWLQSQV, encoded by the exons GACAGCGATATCCAGAAGAAGATTGACCATGAGATCCGGATGCGTGATGGGGCCTGCAAGCTGCTGGCTGCCTGCTCCCAGAAAGACCAGGCGTTGGAGGCGGCAAAGAGCCTGCAGACCTGCAGCACTCGTATCATGGCCTACATGTCAGAGCTGCAGAGGATGAAGGAGGCACAGGTCATGCAGAAGGTGACACGGAGGTCTTCAGACGCAGGGCCCATGGACAACAGACTCCCGTGCAAAGGAAAAGTCGCCATCTCAG ATCTGCGGATCCCTCTCATGTGGAAAGACACAGAGTACTTCAAAAACAAAGGAG AGCTTCATCGGTGTGCCGTGTTCTGCCTGCTGCAGCTGGGAGGAGAGATCTTCGACACAGACATGGTGATAGTGGACAGGACACTTACAGACATTTGCTTTGACAACACCATCGTATT TAATGACGCCAGCCCGGGGTTTGAGCTGCGTGTTGAGCTGTACAGCTGCTGCTCAGAGGACGACTACTCTGCAGGGAGCACGCCGAGGAAACTAGCCAGTAAACTGAGCTCGTCGCTGGGGCGATCGGCTGGGAAGAAGTTCCGGGCAGCAATGGAGCCTGGGCCATGTAGTCCTGTTAGCAACGGAGGCGCAGCTCCTCTTTTGTTGCCAGTTCCCTCTGTACC GGGCCCTAAGTACCACCTCTTAGCTCATACCACCCTGTCGCTGTCCCACGTCCAGGACAGCTTTCGCACACATGACCTCACCATCTCAGGCAACG aGGAGTGCTCATATTGGCTGCCGCTTTATGGCAGTATGTGTAGCCGCCTCGCAGCTCAGCCTCACTGTATGACCCAGCAGATGATGAGTGGATGTTTGAAAGTTAAG CAGTTGGGCGGTGACCCTCAGAGTTGGACAACAGTGCACGGCGCTCTAAAAGGAACCAGCCTTTTCTGTTACCACCGGCAAGAAGACGTGGAGGCTAACGTCGAGCCAGCTTTCACTATTGCCATCAACAAG GAGACCAGAATACGTGCGTCAGAGAAAGACCCTCAAAGTAAAGTTCAGAATATCTGCATCAGTAACCAGTACGGAGGAGAGGAGGTCACACACACCCTGACAACAGACAGCAGGGACGACACACACCGGTGGATGGAGGCCTTTTGGCAACATTTCTATGACATGA GCCAATGGAAACAGTGCTGTGATGACTTAATGAAAATTGAACTGCCATCGCCAAGGAAACCGGCCCCTGCCACACCAAAACAGGGCTCACTTTATCACGAAATGG TTATTGAGTCGTCTGACGACCTCAGCAGCACCGTGTCAGACATCCTGGCTCGGAGGATGCAGGAGCTGGAGCTCCGCAGCCAGCTGGGCACCTCTCCCACCTGGATGTCTGTGTTTGAGGAGAACAACCCCATAAGCGCTGGCCGCCCCCGTCCCTGTACTTCTCGCCTTTCTGGCCACAGCCCCTGCACCCCTCATCGCCTGCCCCGGAGCCCTGTGAGCCCCCACCGTTGCCCACAGCTGAGTCTGCTGTCCTCAGATGCGAGCCTGACCTCGGACAGCGACAGCCACTGCAGCACCAGTCCCTGCTCTCACCGCCATGGCTGGCCCGACCCTTCTTCAATCTTCCCTCTTTTGTCGTCTTCCCCGTCCCGTCTGAGGCCACGCACCCTGTCGCTGGATGCTAAGCTGAGCACCCTTCGAGGTAGAGGgtacggaggaggaggaggggcatTCCAGTGCCACTGCCAGCCTCCTGCCTCCTCGCTGCTCGCCCCGCTCCCCGTCTCCTCTCGTTCGCCTCGATCACAGCGCATCACACAGACCACGCTCTCCTGctccagctccacctccagCAACAGCTCCAGCACCAGCGAGGGCAGCCACAGCCCCGAGTCGTCTGAGGGAGCCCCCTTCTCAAGGCCCTCCCCGGCTCGACGCAGCCTCAGGAACCTCAGGGCCAGGCTTGATCCTCGCAACTGGCTCCAGAGTCAGGTGTGA
- the rtkna gene encoding rhotekin isoform X4, with translation MFCRNQTARATVARGSALEMEIRRGKFRKSVFLDTSQDSDIQKKIDHEIRMRDGACKLLAACSQKDQALEAAKSLQTCSTRIMAYMSELQRMKEAQVMQKVTRRSSDAGPMDNRLPCKGKVAISDLRIPLMWKDTEYFKNKGELHRCAVFCLLQLGGEIFDTDMVIVDRTLTDICFDNTIVFNDASPGFELRVELYSCCSEDDYSAGSTPRKLASKLSSSLGRSAGKKFRAAMEPGPCSPVSNGGAAPLLLPVPSVPGPKYHLLAHTTLSLSHVQDSFRTHDLTISGNEECSYWLPLYGSMCSRLAAQPHCMTQQMMSGCLKVKQLGGDPQSWTTVHGALKGTSLFCYHRQEDVEANVEPAFTIAINKETRIRASEKDPQSKVQNICISNQYGGEEVTHTLTTDSRDDTHRWMEAFWQHFYDMSQWKQCCDDLMKIELPSPRKPAPATPKQGSLYHEMAPLATPSSEGLLLQDNAVSAEIRALLSSYYNDSY, from the exons GACAGCGATATCCAGAAGAAGATTGACCATGAGATCCGGATGCGTGATGGGGCCTGCAAGCTGCTGGCTGCCTGCTCCCAGAAAGACCAGGCGTTGGAGGCGGCAAAGAGCCTGCAGACCTGCAGCACTCGTATCATGGCCTACATGTCAGAGCTGCAGAGGATGAAGGAGGCACAGGTCATGCAGAAGGTGACACGGAGGTCTTCAGACGCAGGGCCCATGGACAACAGACTCCCGTGCAAAGGAAAAGTCGCCATCTCAG ATCTGCGGATCCCTCTCATGTGGAAAGACACAGAGTACTTCAAAAACAAAGGAG AGCTTCATCGGTGTGCCGTGTTCTGCCTGCTGCAGCTGGGAGGAGAGATCTTCGACACAGACATGGTGATAGTGGACAGGACACTTACAGACATTTGCTTTGACAACACCATCGTATT TAATGACGCCAGCCCGGGGTTTGAGCTGCGTGTTGAGCTGTACAGCTGCTGCTCAGAGGACGACTACTCTGCAGGGAGCACGCCGAGGAAACTAGCCAGTAAACTGAGCTCGTCGCTGGGGCGATCGGCTGGGAAGAAGTTCCGGGCAGCAATGGAGCCTGGGCCATGTAGTCCTGTTAGCAACGGAGGCGCAGCTCCTCTTTTGTTGCCAGTTCCCTCTGTACC GGGCCCTAAGTACCACCTCTTAGCTCATACCACCCTGTCGCTGTCCCACGTCCAGGACAGCTTTCGCACACATGACCTCACCATCTCAGGCAACG aGGAGTGCTCATATTGGCTGCCGCTTTATGGCAGTATGTGTAGCCGCCTCGCAGCTCAGCCTCACTGTATGACCCAGCAGATGATGAGTGGATGTTTGAAAGTTAAG CAGTTGGGCGGTGACCCTCAGAGTTGGACAACAGTGCACGGCGCTCTAAAAGGAACCAGCCTTTTCTGTTACCACCGGCAAGAAGACGTGGAGGCTAACGTCGAGCCAGCTTTCACTATTGCCATCAACAAG GAGACCAGAATACGTGCGTCAGAGAAAGACCCTCAAAGTAAAGTTCAGAATATCTGCATCAGTAACCAGTACGGAGGAGAGGAGGTCACACACACCCTGACAACAGACAGCAGGGACGACACACACCGGTGGATGGAGGCCTTTTGGCAACATTTCTATGACATGA GCCAATGGAAACAGTGCTGTGATGACTTAATGAAAATTGAACTGCCATCGCCAAGGAAACCGGCCCCTGCCACACCAAAACAGGGCTCACTTTATCACGAAATGG CCCCTCTTGCAACCCCCTCCTCTGAGGGCCTTCTGCTGCAGGATAACGCCGTGTCGGCTGAGATTCGTGCTCTGCTCTCGTCCTATTACAACGACAG TTATTGA